A window of the Tenebrio molitor chromosome 1, icTenMoli1.1, whole genome shotgun sequence genome harbors these coding sequences:
- the LOC138134955 gene encoding venom allergen 5-like, protein MLKRAVVFVMLLSVCASQEESDVLEKNPINQFDFTKFDYCSINANCKHKGDKHSACDCKLRGPRTIISEDLVKFRQDIIDKHNELRNMFASGKETNEHMFGKTASNMMVLNYDLELEYIARCFGGYLVKGRDTCRISHDKTPVGQNLQGFSANEENYHMIVMEKWYNQVRSIDSPEIFFDKFGAKRPKSGASIGQFSAFVWAETKLVGCARVWNPENTERAYKWALICNYKRAGNIRKRHMFDEGPPCTKCPFNSTCNDKYTSLCGKLYPAPTDPFTPIPHENGSERLVPSQIISLCALVALLYFCSTHYLHQ, encoded by the exons ATGTTAAAGAGAGCTGTTGTGTTTGTGATGTTGTTGAGTGTCTGTGCATCTCAGGAAGAGTCTGACGTGCTCGAGAAGAATCCCATAAATCaattcgattttacaaaattcgACTATTGTAGCATTAATGCAAATTGCAAACACAAAGGCGACAAACATTCGGCATGCGATTGTAAGTTGAGAGGACCACGTACTATAATATCGGAAGACCTGGTAAAATTCCGTCAAGATATCATCGATAAACACAACGAATTAAGAAATATGTTCGCATCTGGCAAAGAAACAAACGAACACATGTTCGGAAAGACAGCCAGTAACATGATGGTCCTCAACTACGACTTAGAGCTCGAATACATAGCCAGATGCTTCGGAGGGTACTTGGTGAAGGGCCGTGACACGTGCAGGATCTCGCATGATAAAACACCAGTTGGACAGAACCTACAAGGATTTAGTGCAAATGAGGAGAACTACCACATGATAGTCATGGAGAAATG GTACAACCAAGTGCGATCCATCGACAGTCCagagattttttttgataagTTTGGGGCAAAACGCCCTAAAAGTGGTGCCAGTATTGGTCAGTTTTCAGCGTTCGTGTGGGCGGAAACGAAGCTTGTGGGATGTGCAAGAGTATGGAATCCGGAGAATACTGAACGTGCGTACAAATGGGCGCTGATATGCAATTATAAAAGAGCTGGAAATATACGCAAACGCCACATGTTTGATGAAGGACCTCCGTGCACTAAGTGTCCCTTCAATTCGACATGTAACGATAAATATACGTCTTTGTGTGGAAAACTCTATCCCGCTCCCACCGATCCGTTCACGCCAATCCCACACGAAAACGGATCTGAGCGGCTCGTCCCAAGTCAGATAATATCATTGTGTGCCCTCGTGgctttattgtatttttgctCAACCCATTATTTACATCAATAA